One window from the genome of Serinibacter salmoneus encodes:
- the obgE gene encoding GTPase ObgE → MAAFVDRVVLFAAGGDGGNGCASVHREKFKPLGGPDGANGGNGGDVVLVVDPQTTTLLDYHHRPHRTAENGTQGKGDMRHGANGADVELKVPEGTVVRTRDGEVLADLMGAGTRLVIARGGQGGLGNAALASPKRKAPGFALLGEPGEEAEVVLELKSVADVALVGFPSAGKSSLIAAMSAARPKIADYPFTTLVPNLGVVQAGEERFTVADVPGLIPGASQGKGLGLEFLRHIERCAVLVHVLDCATLESQRDPISDLDAILAELEAYAPDLDIAGSDVPLLERPQLVALNKTDIPDGQDLADIVRPDLEARGYRVFEISSVSHAGLRQFSFALAELVAKVRAERPEPEAAPVVLRPRGRDEAEFSVKRVKTPDGEAYQVRGSKPERWVRQTDFANDEAVGYLADRLARIGVEEQLAKAGALPGDTVVIGDVQGGVVFDWEPTIATGAELLAPRGTDIRLDGPQRRTTGERREQYAARMASDAAARERLERERDLGVWADPDVEGDDS, encoded by the coding sequence GTGGCTGCATTCGTCGACCGAGTCGTCCTGTTCGCCGCCGGCGGTGACGGCGGCAACGGCTGCGCGTCCGTGCACCGCGAGAAGTTCAAGCCGCTCGGCGGGCCCGATGGGGCCAACGGCGGCAACGGGGGAGACGTGGTGCTCGTGGTCGATCCGCAGACCACCACGCTGCTGGACTACCACCACCGGCCGCACCGCACCGCGGAGAACGGCACCCAGGGCAAGGGCGATATGCGGCACGGCGCCAACGGCGCGGACGTGGAGCTGAAGGTCCCCGAGGGCACCGTGGTGCGCACCCGCGACGGCGAGGTGCTCGCTGATCTCATGGGTGCCGGCACCCGCCTCGTCATCGCGCGCGGCGGGCAGGGCGGGCTCGGGAACGCGGCCCTGGCCTCCCCGAAGCGCAAGGCCCCCGGGTTCGCCCTGCTGGGTGAGCCCGGCGAGGAGGCCGAGGTCGTCCTGGAACTGAAGTCGGTGGCGGACGTGGCGCTCGTGGGCTTCCCCAGCGCCGGGAAGTCTTCCCTGATCGCGGCCATGAGTGCCGCGCGGCCCAAGATCGCCGACTACCCGTTCACCACCCTCGTGCCGAACCTCGGCGTGGTGCAGGCGGGCGAGGAGCGTTTCACCGTGGCGGACGTGCCGGGCCTGATCCCCGGTGCGAGCCAGGGCAAGGGCCTGGGCCTGGAGTTCCTGCGGCACATCGAGCGGTGCGCGGTGCTAGTACACGTGCTGGACTGCGCCACCCTGGAGTCCCAGCGCGACCCCATCAGCGACCTGGACGCGATCCTGGCGGAACTGGAGGCGTACGCCCCGGACCTGGACATCGCCGGCAGCGACGTGCCGCTGCTGGAGCGCCCGCAGTTGGTGGCGTTGAACAAGACCGACATCCCTGACGGCCAGGACCTGGCCGACATCGTGCGCCCGGACCTGGAGGCGCGCGGCTACCGGGTGTTCGAGATCTCCTCGGTCTCCCACGCCGGGCTGCGGCAGTTCTCCTTCGCCCTGGCGGAGCTGGTCGCCAAGGTGCGGGCGGAGCGCCCCGAACCCGAGGCCGCACCCGTGGTGCTGCGCCCCCGGGGCCGGGACGAGGCGGAGTTCTCCGTCAAGCGCGTGAAGACGCCGGACGGCGAGGCCTACCAGGTGCGCGGCTCCAAGCCCGAGCGGTGGGTGCGTCAGACCGACTTCGCCAACGACGAGGCCGTGGGCTACCTCGCGGACCGGCTCGCGCGGATCGGTGTGGAGGAGCAGCTCGCGAAGGCGGGTGCACTGCCCGGCGACACCGTGGTGATCGGGGACGTGCAGGGCGGTGTGGTCTTCGACTGGGAGCCCACGATCGCCACCGGCGCGGAGCTGCTGGCCCCGCGCGGGACGGATATCCGTCTGGACGGTCCGCAGCGCCGCACCACGGGGGAGCGGCGCGAGCAGTACGCCGCCCGGATGGCCTCGGACGCCGCGGCGCGCGAGCGCTTGGAGCGCGAGCGGGACCTCGGGGTGTGGGCCGACCCGGACGTCGAGGGCGACGACTCGTGA
- the rpmA gene encoding 50S ribosomal protein L27, with protein MAHKKGASSSRNGRDSNAKRLGVKRYGGQVVKTGEIIVRQRGTHFHPGEGVGRGGDDTLFALQPGAVQFGTRRGRRVVDIVA; from the coding sequence ATGGCACACAAGAAGGGCGCAAGCTCCTCTCGCAACGGTCGCGACTCCAACGCCAAGCGCCTCGGCGTGAAGCGGTACGGCGGCCAGGTCGTCAAGACGGGTGAGATCATCGTCCGTCAGCGCGGCACGCACTTCCACCCGGGTGAGGGTGTCGGTCGCGGCGGCGACGACACGCTGTTCGCCCTGCAGCCCGGTGCCGTGCAGTTCGGCACCCGCCGTGGGCGTCGCGTGGTCGACATCGTGGCCTGA
- the rplU gene encoding 50S ribosomal protein L21, with protein sequence MVYAIVKAGGRQEKVTVGDIVVMDRVTGAVGDQVELTPLLLVDGEKVTSAAKDLEKVTVSAEIVRDEKGPKITIMKFKNKTGYRKRQGHRQKLTRLKVTAIA encoded by the coding sequence GTGGTGTACGCGATCGTCAAGGCGGGTGGCCGTCAGGAGAAGGTGACCGTCGGTGACATCGTCGTCATGGACCGGGTGACCGGTGCTGTCGGCGACCAGGTCGAGCTGACCCCCCTCCTCCTCGTGGACGGTGAGAAGGTCACCTCCGCAGCCAAGGATCTGGAGAAGGTCACGGTTTCGGCGGAGATCGTTCGGGACGAGAAGGGCCCGAAGATCACCATCATGAAGTTCAAGAACAAGACCGGCTACCGCAAGCGCCAGGGGCACCGTCAGAAGTTGACGCGCCTCAAGGTCACCGCGATCGCCTGA